One region of Acidovorax sp. T1 genomic DNA includes:
- the pglX gene encoding BREX-2 system adenine-specific DNA-methyltransferase PglX: MIKAPQLLADLTRLLKRLEEDLLRRIDEVTELKTSLQAEWQAARDADRTAETFETWVDQVITQAGVHWLLSCVFLRFIEDNKLVDRPWLGGTPESGNLALARDRHEAYFRANPLHSDREYLLASFREAGTLPGLHTFFDEGHNPVFRLGISGDAAMAVRQFWQQVDPNTGALAHDFTDPTWNTRFLGDLYQDLSEATRKRYALLQTPEFVEEFILDRTLTPAIREFGYRTASLIDPTCGSGHFLLGAFHRFVDEWQRAEPSRNRRDIAQKALDAVAGVDLNPFAVAISRFRLLVAALLASDVHKLSEAPDFHIHVAIGDSLLHGKRFGLTATEGMFEGAEHYAGTGLAHAYASEDLADVQRILGRQYHAVVGNPPYIVVKDATLNAAYRNRYISCHRQYSLGCPFTERFFELALTGRKGSFAGFVGLITTNSFMKREFGSKLVEEVLPRLDLSHVIDSSGAWIPGHNRDGTATVILFGRHRSPVDAVVRTVMGKKADSGIPADPAHGPVWSAITGNVDHPDANSEFVSVADIARSVFGKHPWSIGGGGAAELKEAIELGSISRLNAKTEAMGFFQDTHADDIFVQPSSFFERVQGKQFSRTCVRGDGVRDWESIANEGIFFPYDEQIEQWKSVEYQPPLQWLWNYRTTLWSRSVFGGQTYREAGRPWWDYHQFPRDRARAELLIAYGEITTHNHFSLAPRGRVFNRTAPVIKLSAGKSEEEHLGLIGLLNSSVACFWLKQVCFPKDGQGQMWEERFAFNATNVAEFPLSKGRPLDSACRMDALVQQLSTLQPAALLASSPAPTRASLDAAHARAAQVRQHMIGEQEELDWHCYRLYELLPAGVSVEEVEHSTPVEVELGERAFEIVLARRVAAGKETTNWFDRHGSTPTAEIPARWPETYRRVVQRRIELIERDPTLRLLEQPLYKRRWNSPKWADLEQAALRDWLLARLESKALWVASTDQPPQINTTSRLADTVQRDAEFMQIAALYAGHADFDVAQLVAGLVTAESVPFLPALRYSDTGLRKRAQWEDTWALQRREDKGESVGSIPVPPKYKKEDFLKVTFWDLRGGLDVPKERWVSYPGCERGADGSLPIAWAGWDHLQQATALAAYYLEMKESEGWEAARLQPLLAGLLELVPWLEQWHNEVDPVYGERMGAYYKGFVSEEARSHGFTLDDLRAWKPAAGPVRRGRRRAT, translated from the coding sequence GTGATCAAAGCCCCCCAACTCCTTGCGGATCTCACCCGGCTGCTCAAGCGCCTGGAAGAAGACTTGCTGCGTCGCATCGACGAAGTCACTGAGCTCAAGACCAGCCTGCAAGCCGAGTGGCAGGCCGCACGCGACGCCGACCGCACAGCCGAGACCTTCGAGACCTGGGTCGACCAGGTCATCACCCAGGCCGGCGTGCATTGGCTGCTGTCCTGCGTGTTCCTGCGCTTCATCGAAGACAACAAGCTGGTTGACCGCCCCTGGCTGGGCGGCACGCCTGAATCGGGCAACCTGGCCCTGGCGCGCGATCGCCACGAGGCCTACTTCCGTGCCAACCCGCTGCACAGCGACCGTGAATACCTGCTGGCTTCGTTTCGAGAGGCCGGCACGCTGCCGGGGCTGCACACCTTCTTCGACGAGGGCCACAACCCCGTGTTCCGGCTCGGCATCAGCGGTGATGCGGCCATGGCCGTGCGCCAGTTCTGGCAGCAGGTGGACCCGAACACCGGCGCGCTGGCGCACGACTTCACCGACCCGACCTGGAACACCCGTTTCCTGGGCGACCTGTACCAGGACCTGAGCGAAGCCACCCGCAAGCGCTATGCGCTGCTGCAGACGCCCGAGTTCGTCGAAGAATTCATCCTCGACCGCACGCTGACGCCCGCCATCCGCGAGTTCGGCTACCGCACGGCGAGCCTGATCGACCCCACCTGCGGTTCAGGCCACTTCTTGTTGGGCGCGTTCCACCGCTTCGTGGACGAATGGCAGCGCGCCGAGCCTTCTCGCAACCGACGCGACATCGCCCAGAAGGCGCTGGACGCCGTGGCGGGTGTGGACTTGAACCCGTTTGCGGTAGCGATTTCGCGCTTCCGGCTGCTGGTGGCGGCGCTGCTGGCCAGCGACGTGCACAAGCTGAGCGAAGCACCGGACTTCCACATCCATGTGGCCATCGGCGACAGCCTGCTGCACGGCAAGCGCTTCGGTCTGACAGCCACGGAGGGTATGTTCGAGGGTGCTGAGCATTACGCCGGAACAGGTTTGGCGCATGCGTATGCAAGCGAAGATTTGGCTGACGTTCAGCGCATCCTCGGTCGCCAGTACCACGCGGTTGTAGGCAATCCTCCGTACATCGTCGTCAAAGACGCAACGCTCAATGCCGCATATAGGAATCGATACATAAGTTGCCACCGCCAATACTCCCTGGGCTGCCCGTTTACCGAACGGTTTTTTGAACTCGCGCTCACGGGACGAAAAGGTTCCTTCGCAGGCTTCGTCGGGCTAATCACCACGAATTCATTTATGAAGCGTGAGTTCGGCAGCAAACTAGTCGAGGAGGTACTCCCGCGACTTGACTTATCACATGTCATTGACAGTTCGGGCGCGTGGATACCTGGTCACAACAGAGACGGCACTGCGACAGTAATCCTCTTCGGTCGGCACCGAAGTCCGGTAGATGCCGTCGTGCGGACAGTGATGGGCAAAAAGGCGGACTCAGGAATACCAGCTGATCCTGCACATGGGCCAGTTTGGTCCGCAATCACAGGGAACGTCGACCACCCTGATGCAAACAGCGAATTTGTCAGTGTTGCCGATATAGCGAGGTCTGTCTTCGGCAAGCATCCTTGGAGTATTGGAGGGGGAGGAGCTGCTGAATTGAAGGAGGCGATTGAGCTGGGCTCCATTTCGCGCTTGAATGCCAAGACGGAGGCAATGGGATTCTTTCAAGACACTCATGCGGATGACATATTTGTTCAACCGAGCAGCTTCTTTGAGCGTGTCCAAGGCAAACAGTTTTCCCGGACTTGCGTTCGCGGTGACGGCGTTCGCGATTGGGAATCTATCGCCAATGAAGGAATATTTTTCCCTTACGACGAACAGATCGAACAGTGGAAGAGCGTCGAGTACCAACCACCTCTTCAATGGCTTTGGAACTATCGCACTACCCTTTGGAGCCGTTCTGTTTTCGGTGGCCAAACCTATAGAGAAGCTGGACGACCATGGTGGGACTATCACCAATTTCCGCGCGACCGTGCCCGCGCAGAACTACTGATCGCCTACGGCGAAATTACTACTCATAACCATTTTTCTCTTGCCCCGCGCGGTCGAGTATTCAATCGCACCGCTCCCGTGATAAAGCTGAGCGCAGGCAAGAGCGAAGAAGAGCATCTCGGCCTTATCGGTCTGCTGAACTCTTCGGTGGCGTGTTTTTGGCTGAAGCAGGTTTGCTTTCCGAAAGACGGCCAGGGCCAGATGTGGGAAGAGCGTTTCGCCTTCAACGCCACCAACGTCGCCGAGTTCCCTTTGAGCAAGGGCCGGCCGTTGGACAGTGCCTGCCGAATGGACGCGCTGGTCCAGCAGCTCAGCACGCTTCAGCCCGCCGCCTTGCTGGCCTCAAGCCCAGCGCCCACCCGCGCCAGCCTGGATGCGGCTCACGCGCGCGCCGCACAAGTTCGGCAGCACATGATTGGCGAGCAGGAGGAGCTGGATTGGCACTGCTACCGTCTGTACGAGCTCCTACCTGCTGGCGTCTCCGTCGAAGAGGTGGAGCACAGCACCCCAGTTGAAGTGGAGCTCGGTGAGCGGGCCTTCGAGATTGTGCTGGCCCGTCGAGTTGCTGCCGGCAAGGAAACCACCAACTGGTTCGACCGCCACGGGTCGACACCCACCGCCGAGATTCCGGCACGCTGGCCAGAAACCTATCGACGCGTCGTGCAGCGTCGAATTGAACTGATCGAACGCGACCCCACGCTGCGGCTCTTGGAGCAGCCGCTCTACAAGCGGCGTTGGAATTCACCCAAGTGGGCAGACCTGGAACAGGCAGCGCTGCGTGACTGGCTGCTGGCCCGCCTGGAGTCGAAGGCGCTCTGGGTTGCCAGCACCGATCAACCGCCGCAGATCAACACCACCAGCCGGCTGGCTGACACGGTCCAGCGCGACGCCGAGTTCATGCAGATCGCCGCGCTGTATGCGGGCCACGCTGACTTCGACGTGGCACAACTGGTGGCTGGCTTGGTCACGGCAGAGTCCGTTCCCTTTCTGCCTGCCCTGCGCTACTCCGACACGGGCCTTCGCAAGCGCGCGCAATGGGAAGACACCTGGGCACTGCAGCGGCGCGAAGACAAGGGCGAGAGCGTCGGCAGCATTCCCGTCCCGCCCAAGTACAAGAAGGAAGACTTTCTCAAGGTCACGTTCTGGGATCTGCGTGGCGGGCTGGACGTACCCAAGGAACGTTGGGTCAGCTACCCCGGTTGCGAACGCGGCGCCGATGGCAGCCTGCCCATCGCATGGGCCGGCTGGGACCATCTGCAGCAGGCCACCGCACTGGCCGCCTACTACCTTGAAATGAAGGAAAGCGAAGGCTGGGAGGCAGCGCGCCTGCAACCCCTGCTGGCGGGCCTGCTGGAACTGGTGCCCTGGCTGGAGCAATGGCACAACGAGGTGGACCCGGTCTACGGCGAGCGCATGGGCGCGTACTACAAGGGCTTCGTGTCCGAAGAAGCGCGCTCGCATGGCTTCACGCTGGACGACCTGCGAGCTTGGAAGCCGGCTGCCGGCCCGGTACGACGCGGCCGCCGCCGGGCCACCTGA
- the pglW gene encoding BREX system serine/threonine kinase PglW produces the protein MSLSAARWHVIAESNFAWEREALDWLRSNLPDRDSWHVWTNFEFIDDEGKVSEVDALVLSPAGLFLVEIKSRPGVLRGDAHSWTWTTDGRSSTYDNPVILANRKAKRLASLLRRQPAITKAKIRLPFVEPAIFLSSSSLSCQLEGLARTATFQHGRPGTVDDPGIVGALANGITNRATTSVDAAQARAIARGLAEAGIRPSNKHRQVGDYRLTKLLAEGEGFQDWEASHVSIDTVHRRVRIYTVATASSPEIRATRVRQARREFEILEGIDHPGILKVKDYKETELGPALIFDHDPKAVRLDHLLRERGKTLTVTQRLQLVRDIAETLKYAHSKRLYHRALGPQSILVNDLDGAVMHVRLMNWQTASRNVGDLASPNTVHRTTGTRHVEDYVEDPGLIYLAPETTRADPAQGPSLDVFSLGCIAYYLFSGQPPAESVLDLAEKLRVGQGLRLSDTMDGCGARQQELIQFATYPDLLARYDSIQGFLDDLDRVEDELTTPDPEATVDPSIASTGDRLEGGFTVVKRVGRGSSSDALLVRRDGSEEEHILKVACDIAHNDRLVAEGEVLARLHHQNIVAHRETLTVAGRTALLLKSAGARTLAEKIKDEGRLSLDMLQRFGEELMEAVNHLESEGVAHRDIKPENIGIAENRTGKLQLVLFDFSLCRTPADNITAGTHPYLDPFLSMRRPPRWDLYAERFALAVTLYEMAVGQPPVWGDGNTSPAMLDVEASIESDVFDPVTREGFTTFFAKALRRDYKERFDNAEEMLRAWRAIFTARQTVHPGQAGDSTADSGFGAIALTATPLTTMAELGYSLEAQDVLERMGIHNARELLAVDRIRFRYLRGVGDKIRKEIRLTAKDLARRRPDLTQGRAAAHDDEDADGAVSINELAAQLLPRRPAGDDRPEEAALAHYLGLDDAVKAGVWPSLGDSAQAGEVDRTTLTAALIKARERWLKNPAFTELRQQIDSLLRSQGQVMSAAEGAMALLALRGCAAQDDVERLRQATAVLRAAVEAEAHLDQPRFEAFDHQPSMLIASASAWADYARQLGAAADACALADPLLPPSRVLETLEGVPLPQSSTATLAAGALPIGPLTPTRLLRLAASASRKAAVSSRQEIYPRGMAPLQALKQSLGALVGAPELTVADIQGRVQGRYPEAAGLPQRPELDRLLEESGAPLAWDATAADGRGAFRLATLGRAQTAGTTTQFSRHATLLTAHASGDNDVVQAAAVEDRLVRGLQQGGMLVLTVHPRIARHAEAELLHRFGTPGVLPAPLQRVNFDALLLAALRDQAKTAGVDWNVVLQADAADRGSRHWINLQRLVQRTLPALRSALLNSPAPVLLVSVGLLARYDLMGLITELEENAGRPGHTPSVWVLLPTSHQGLPVIDGVAVPMVNNIHNTRALALPQAWIENKHRAKTATAGRATT, from the coding sequence ATGAGCCTCAGCGCCGCCCGTTGGCACGTCATCGCCGAGTCCAACTTCGCGTGGGAACGCGAAGCGCTGGACTGGCTGCGCAGCAACCTGCCCGACCGCGATTCCTGGCACGTCTGGACGAACTTTGAGTTCATCGACGATGAAGGCAAGGTCAGCGAGGTCGACGCGCTGGTGCTTTCTCCGGCCGGCCTGTTCCTGGTCGAGATCAAGAGCCGTCCTGGCGTGCTGCGGGGCGATGCGCACAGCTGGACCTGGACCACCGACGGGCGCTCCAGCACCTACGACAACCCGGTCATCCTGGCCAACCGCAAAGCCAAGCGGCTGGCCAGCCTGCTGCGCCGCCAGCCCGCCATCACCAAGGCAAAGATCCGGCTCCCCTTCGTCGAGCCGGCAATCTTTCTGTCGTCCAGCAGCCTGTCATGCCAGCTGGAAGGCCTGGCCAGGACGGCCACCTTCCAGCACGGGCGGCCGGGCACTGTGGACGACCCCGGCATCGTCGGCGCCTTGGCCAATGGCATCACCAACCGGGCGACCACGTCGGTGGACGCCGCCCAGGCGCGCGCCATCGCCCGTGGCCTGGCCGAGGCGGGCATCCGCCCGTCCAACAAGCACCGCCAGGTGGGCGACTACCGGCTCACCAAGTTGCTCGCCGAGGGCGAGGGATTTCAGGACTGGGAAGCCAGCCACGTCAGCATCGACACGGTGCACCGGCGCGTGCGCATCTACACGGTGGCCACCGCGTCCAGCCCCGAGATCCGGGCGACGCGGGTTCGCCAGGCGCGCCGTGAATTCGAGATCCTCGAAGGTATCGACCATCCGGGCATCCTGAAGGTCAAGGACTACAAGGAAACCGAACTCGGGCCCGCACTGATCTTCGATCACGACCCGAAGGCCGTGCGCCTGGACCACCTGCTGCGCGAGCGCGGCAAGACCCTCACCGTCACCCAGCGGCTTCAGCTCGTCCGCGACATCGCGGAAACGCTCAAGTACGCGCACTCCAAGCGCCTGTATCACCGCGCCCTTGGGCCACAGAGCATCCTCGTCAACGACCTGGATGGAGCCGTGATGCACGTCCGGCTGATGAACTGGCAGACGGCATCGCGCAATGTCGGCGATCTGGCCTCACCCAACACCGTCCATCGCACGACCGGCACCCGCCACGTCGAGGACTACGTCGAAGACCCCGGACTGATCTACCTGGCGCCCGAAACCACTCGGGCCGACCCGGCGCAGGGCCCCAGTCTCGATGTCTTCTCCCTCGGTTGCATCGCCTACTACCTCTTCAGCGGCCAGCCGCCGGCCGAGTCGGTGCTGGATCTGGCTGAGAAGCTGCGGGTCGGCCAAGGTCTGCGCCTGTCTGACACCATGGACGGTTGCGGCGCGCGGCAGCAGGAGTTGATCCAGTTCGCCACCTACCCCGACCTGCTGGCGCGCTACGACTCAATCCAGGGCTTCCTCGACGACCTGGACCGGGTTGAAGATGAACTGACCACCCCCGATCCGGAAGCCACCGTCGACCCCAGCATCGCCAGTACCGGCGACCGGCTGGAGGGCGGATTCACCGTCGTCAAGCGCGTGGGGCGCGGCTCGTCGAGCGACGCCCTGCTGGTGCGCAGGGACGGCAGCGAAGAAGAGCACATCCTCAAGGTGGCCTGCGACATCGCGCACAACGACCGCCTGGTTGCCGAAGGCGAAGTGCTCGCCCGGCTGCACCACCAGAACATCGTCGCCCACCGCGAAACGCTCACCGTCGCGGGCCGCACTGCCCTGCTACTCAAGAGCGCTGGCGCAAGGACATTGGCCGAGAAGATCAAAGACGAAGGCCGGCTGTCGCTCGACATGCTGCAGCGCTTCGGTGAAGAGCTGATGGAGGCTGTGAACCACCTCGAGTCGGAGGGTGTCGCCCACCGCGACATCAAGCCCGAGAACATTGGCATCGCCGAAAACCGCACCGGCAAGCTGCAGCTTGTGCTGTTCGACTTCTCGCTGTGCCGCACGCCGGCCGACAACATCACGGCCGGCACGCACCCCTACCTCGACCCCTTTCTGTCGATGCGCCGGCCGCCGCGCTGGGATCTGTATGCCGAGCGGTTTGCGCTCGCCGTCACCCTGTACGAGATGGCGGTGGGCCAGCCCCCCGTCTGGGGAGACGGAAACACCTCGCCGGCCATGCTCGACGTCGAAGCCAGCATCGAGAGCGATGTCTTCGACCCCGTCACGCGCGAGGGCTTCACGACCTTCTTCGCCAAGGCGCTCAGGCGCGACTACAAGGAACGCTTCGACAACGCCGAGGAAATGCTGCGCGCCTGGCGCGCCATCTTCACGGCCAGGCAAACCGTCCATCCCGGCCAAGCGGGTGACAGCACTGCAGACAGTGGCTTCGGCGCGATCGCGCTGACTGCAACCCCGCTCACCACCATGGCTGAGCTGGGCTACAGCCTGGAGGCTCAAGACGTCCTGGAACGCATGGGCATCCACAACGCGCGTGAACTGCTCGCGGTGGATCGCATCCGCTTTCGCTACCTGCGCGGTGTGGGTGACAAGATTCGCAAGGAGATCCGACTCACGGCGAAGGATCTGGCACGCCGCCGTCCGGACCTGACCCAGGGCCGCGCTGCGGCGCACGACGACGAAGATGCCGACGGCGCCGTCAGCATCAACGAGCTGGCCGCGCAATTGCTGCCGCGCCGCCCGGCCGGCGACGACCGCCCGGAAGAAGCCGCACTCGCCCACTACCTGGGGCTGGACGACGCCGTGAAGGCCGGTGTGTGGCCCAGCCTGGGTGATTCCGCGCAGGCCGGCGAAGTGGACCGCACCACCCTCACCGCCGCCCTGATCAAGGCCCGCGAGCGCTGGCTGAAGAACCCCGCCTTCACCGAACTGCGCCAGCAGATCGATTCACTGCTGCGCAGCCAAGGGCAGGTGATGAGCGCTGCGGAAGGCGCCATGGCCTTGCTGGCCCTGCGCGGCTGTGCAGCGCAAGACGACGTCGAGCGCCTGCGCCAGGCCACCGCGGTGTTGCGGGCTGCCGTGGAAGCCGAAGCCCACCTTGACCAGCCCCGCTTCGAGGCCTTTGACCATCAGCCCTCGATGCTGATCGCCAGCGCGTCGGCCTGGGCCGACTACGCGCGCCAGCTGGGCGCCGCGGCCGATGCCTGCGCGTTGGCCGACCCGCTGCTGCCGCCTTCGCGCGTGCTTGAAACGCTGGAAGGCGTGCCACTGCCTCAGTCGTCAACCGCAACGCTGGCTGCCGGCGCCCTGCCAATCGGCCCGCTCACACCCACGCGGTTGCTGCGCCTGGCCGCCTCGGCGTCGCGCAAAGCGGCAGTGTCGAGCAGACAAGAAATCTACCCACGCGGCATGGCGCCGCTGCAAGCCCTCAAGCAGTCACTGGGTGCCTTGGTGGGTGCGCCTGAGCTGACCGTGGCAGACATTCAGGGGCGTGTGCAAGGTCGCTACCCCGAAGCGGCAGGCCTGCCCCAGCGCCCCGAGCTCGATCGCCTGCTCGAAGAGTCTGGCGCACCGCTGGCCTGGGACGCCACAGCGGCCGATGGCCGTGGCGCCTTCCGCCTGGCCACGCTGGGGCGGGCGCAAACCGCCGGAACCACTACGCAGTTCTCGCGCCACGCCACGCTGCTCACGGCGCATGCATCGGGCGACAACGATGTGGTCCAGGCCGCCGCAGTGGAAGACCGCCTGGTGCGCGGTCTGCAGCAAGGCGGCATGCTCGTGCTCACCGTCCACCCGCGCATCGCCCGCCATGCCGAGGCCGAGCTGCTCCACCGCTTCGGCACGCCGGGCGTGCTGCCTGCTCCGCTTCAGCGGGTCAACTTCGACGCGCTGCTGCTGGCCGCCCTGCGCGACCAGGCCAAGACGGCCGGTGTCGATTGGAACGTCGTGCTTCAAGCCGACGCCGCTGACCGCGGCAGCCGCCACTGGATCAACCTGCAGCGCCTGGTTCAACGCACCTTGCCAGCGCTTCGGTCTGCGCTGCTCAACAGCCCTGCGCCTGTGTTGCTGGTCAGCGTCGGCCTGCTGGCCAGGTACGACCTGATGGGGCTGATCACAGAGTTGGAAGAGAACGCCGGCCGCCCCGGCCACACCCCCAGCGTGTGGGTGCTGCTGCCTACCAGCCACCAAGGCTTGCCGGTCATCGACGGCGTGGCCGTGCCGATGGTGAACAACATCCACAACACCCGTGCCCTGGCTTTGCCGCAGGCCTGGATCGAAAACAAGCACCGCGCAAAGACCGCGACCGCAGGAAGAGCCACCACGTGA
- a CDS encoding helix-turn-helix domain-containing protein, translated as MIRCNLSTLMGRDKLRISDVVRETGLNRSTITALYKETATRVDLPAIDLLCRLFRCQVGELFEHLPEAAEERP; from the coding sequence ATGATCCGCTGCAATCTCTCCACCCTGATGGGGCGAGACAAGCTCCGCATCTCTGATGTCGTGCGAGAGACCGGGCTCAATCGCAGCACGATCACAGCGCTCTACAAAGAGACCGCCACCCGGGTCGATCTGCCGGCGATTGACCTGCTGTGCCGCCTCTTCCGCTGCCAGGTGGGCGAACTCTTTGAACACCTGCCAGAAGCCGCCGAGGAACGTCCATGA
- a CDS encoding conjugal transfer protein TraG N-terminal domain-containing protein, whose translation MFEIYAYGNVDTLTGVFNAIAAIMGGADYFGLIQTVAITGVLVAAFAGLFTPGRFAGWGWFIGFMLVYNAMFLPKVDVVVVDKLGSQPPVAVGNVPIGVAFFGHYTSRVGDVMTRFFETAFQVIPDTNAQLPAELTYQKNGVMFGNRLIQASRAATIGDPQLRTDLIAYVYNCTVYDLQDGTIDPAAFSQSTDIWSLMGNPNPARFSTWGTPVQVDTCPNVYTQLANRLPPEIARARALLAFQLNPSMDPALAPGVIDGQIEQAYTKTKIAVAAQGAADLLRQNIMINLVQDTNSLAGLKLNDPAATMLATARANATASTNASFLTMGRIAAEALPMVRNVIEAVVYAVFPFVFLLFLLAQGRGLAMAIKSFVMSLVWIQLWPPLYAILNYVGTLASARNLAAAARMGSGGQGLTLDTAAAIYQGAISDQAIAGYMVVSIPIIATAIIKGGEVAFQAVTATSAIQSAASSEAAGATKGLVTQDSVSFDQQQLAPTRTSAFMASTTDARGTTIQGSGPDAGVFRYQATLSRLASTFTVTERQATAVGESAREAESFATTQREAMQRSQATAMTHALGIQDSYEKSQQRTGATSTSEGGSTNTQFQTLNSVARDVNRRLGLSDDSTVGKTIAASASIGAKIPLTEIGADAKAEGRAVDQQTLQSAYDYARKAAESAQISDASALVKDFRSSDAYQWARSNRTSATAGYDSSSREASERQSSSDSAYGRAKELARTAQFMREWGSGTQTDFTNYAAQRLAERGLLREEDPIKMQRAVAEIAYSYARGGSAASGYVPTDSPLGPSQPLPQSMGWSSPLRDQYDSQVRVADGSAITDQANRNDADVRARQSGARVQPGKVVGNDVSGRVNQGQRDTAGAIEKGRRQVSADAGTLSENYSGTVRAGKVSPNHGGNRAVWDTVGANAGTPEIGTPPKRQPIGEWHFGRDGVPVAGPEPKPADSTALPRPGGKPER comes from the coding sequence ATGTTCGAGATCTATGCCTACGGCAATGTCGACACCCTGACCGGGGTCTTCAACGCGATCGCCGCCATCATGGGCGGCGCGGACTATTTCGGTTTGATCCAGACGGTGGCGATCACCGGCGTGCTGGTGGCCGCTTTCGCAGGGCTCTTCACGCCGGGGCGGTTCGCAGGCTGGGGTTGGTTCATCGGCTTCATGCTGGTCTACAACGCCATGTTCCTGCCCAAGGTCGATGTGGTGGTGGTCGACAAGCTGGGCAGCCAGCCGCCGGTGGCGGTGGGCAACGTGCCGATCGGTGTGGCCTTCTTCGGCCACTACACCAGCCGGGTTGGCGACGTCATGACCCGGTTCTTCGAGACGGCCTTCCAGGTGATCCCGGACACCAACGCGCAGTTGCCGGCCGAGCTGACGTACCAGAAGAACGGCGTGATGTTCGGCAACCGGCTGATCCAGGCCTCGCGTGCGGCCACCATCGGGGACCCGCAACTGCGCACCGACCTGATCGCCTACGTCTACAACTGCACCGTCTATGACCTGCAGGACGGCACCATCGATCCCGCTGCCTTCTCCCAGAGCACCGACATCTGGTCGCTGATGGGCAACCCCAACCCGGCACGCTTCTCGACCTGGGGCACACCGGTCCAGGTCGACACCTGCCCCAACGTCTACACCCAGCTCGCCAACCGACTGCCACCGGAAATCGCCAGAGCCCGCGCCCTGCTCGCGTTCCAGCTCAACCCCTCGATGGACCCAGCGCTGGCGCCGGGCGTGATCGATGGCCAGATCGAGCAGGCCTACACCAAGACCAAGATCGCCGTCGCGGCCCAGGGCGCCGCCGACCTGCTGCGCCAGAACATCATGATCAACCTGGTGCAGGACACCAACAGCCTGGCCGGGCTCAAGCTCAACGACCCCGCAGCGACCATGCTCGCCACCGCCCGCGCCAACGCCACCGCATCCACCAACGCGTCCTTTCTGACGATGGGCCGCATCGCAGCCGAGGCGCTGCCCATGGTGCGCAACGTGATCGAGGCGGTGGTCTACGCCGTCTTCCCCTTCGTCTTCCTGCTGTTCCTGCTGGCCCAGGGTCGCGGCCTGGCCATGGCCATCAAGAGCTTCGTGATGAGCCTGGTGTGGATCCAGCTCTGGCCACCGCTCTATGCCATCCTGAACTACGTCGGCACGCTGGCCAGCGCCCGAAATCTCGCAGCGGCCGCCCGCATGGGCTCGGGAGGCCAAGGCCTGACGCTGGACACCGCGGCCGCCATCTACCAAGGCGCCATCTCCGACCAGGCGATCGCCGGCTACATGGTGGTGTCGATCCCCATCATCGCCACCGCCATCATCAAGGGCGGCGAAGTCGCCTTCCAAGCGGTGACCGCCACCAGCGCCATCCAGTCGGCAGCGTCGAGCGAAGCAGCCGGCGCCACCAAGGGCCTGGTCACGCAAGATTCGGTCTCCTTCGACCAACAGCAGCTCGCGCCGACTCGCACCTCGGCCTTCATGGCCAGCACCACCGACGCCCGCGGCACCACCATCCAGGGCAGCGGCCCAGACGCCGGCGTGTTCCGCTACCAGGCCACCCTCAGCCGCCTGGCCAGCACCTTCACCGTCACCGAGCGCCAGGCCACCGCGGTGGGCGAGAGCGCTCGCGAGGCCGAGTCCTTCGCCACCACGCAACGCGAAGCCATGCAGCGCAGCCAGGCCACCGCGATGACCCACGCGCTGGGTATCCAGGACAGCTACGAGAAATCCCAGCAGCGCACCGGTGCCACCAGCACCTCCGAGGGCGGCTCGACCAACACCCAGTTCCAGACCCTGAATTCAGTCGCGCGCGACGTCAATCGTCGACTTGGCCTGAGCGACGATTCCACCGTCGGAAAGACGATTGCTGCATCGGCTTCCATCGGCGCGAAGATTCCGCTGACCGAGATCGGCGCCGACGCCAAGGCAGAGGGCCGTGCCGTCGATCAGCAGACCCTTCAGAGCGCCTACGACTACGCCCGCAAGGCCGCTGAAAGCGCTCAGATCTCGGACGCCAGTGCCCTGGTCAAGGACTTCCGATCGTCCGACGCCTACCAGTGGGCCCGCAGCAACCGCACCAGCGCCACCGCCGGCTACGACTCGTCGTCGCGCGAAGCCAGCGAACGGCAGTCCTCAAGCGACAGCGCCTATGGCCGTGCCAAGGAACTGGCGCGCACCGCGCAATTCATGCGCGAATGGGGCAGCGGCACCCAAACCGACTTCACCAACTACGCGGCCCAGCGACTGGCCGAGCGCGGCCTCCTGCGCGAAGAAGACCCAATCAAGATGCAGCGGGCAGTGGCCGAGATCGCGTACTCGTACGCCCGTGGCGGCAGCGCCGCCAGCGGCTACGTCCCCACCGACAGCCCGCTTGGCCCCAGCCAACCGCTTCCTCAGTCGATGGGCTGGTCGTCCCCATTGCGCGACCAGTACGACAGCCAGGTTCGCGTAGCAGACGGCAGCGCGATCACCGACCAGGCCAATCGCAACGACGCCGACGTCCGAGCCCGTCAATCCGGGGCGCGAGTGCAGCCGGGCAAGGTTGTCGGAAACGACGTCTCAGGCCGGGTCAATCAGGGCCAGCGCGACACAGCAGGCGCCATCGAGAAGGGGCGCCGTCAGGTGTCGGCGGACGCTGGCACGCTCAGCGAAAACTACAGCGGCACCGTGCGCGCCGGCAAGGTCAGCCCGAACCACGGTGGCAACCGGGCGGTCTGGGACACGGTGGGCGCCAATGCCGGCACCCCCGAGATCGGCACACCGCCCAAACGGCAGCCTATCGGCGAATGGCACTTCGGGAGAGACGGCGTGCCCGTCGCAGGCCCGGAGCCCAAGCCCGCGGACTCGACAGCCCTGCCCAGGCCCGGCGGAAAGCCGGAGCGCTGA